A region from the Methylocella sp. genome encodes:
- a CDS encoding N-acetyltransferase family protein: MLDQPPPITVRPSNEQDVPSMIGIYAYHVQNGLGDFQAEPLHPDDIKRRRKAMLKRRLPHLVADLDGDVVGYAYAVPFLKRPAYRYAVKHSIYVHKDHLRTGVGRLLLPALIAACGDAGYRQMICYIDSANERSLELHGAFGFERAGMLRSVGFKFGHWADTVLMQRPLGPGNASLPKEITLNHGDAGPHKAH; encoded by the coding sequence ATGCTCGATCAACCGCCCCCTATCACCGTGCGCCCCTCCAACGAACAAGACGTACCCTCCATGATCGGCATCTATGCCTATCATGTCCAAAACGGCCTCGGCGATTTTCAAGCGGAGCCTTTGCATCCAGACGACATCAAGCGACGACGCAAAGCGATGCTTAAGCGCCGCCTTCCGCACCTCGTCGCGGATCTTGATGGCGACGTCGTCGGCTATGCCTACGCCGTCCCTTTTCTTAAGCGTCCCGCCTACCGCTATGCGGTCAAACATTCGATTTACGTGCATAAGGATCATCTGCGCACCGGCGTCGGACGGCTGCTGCTTCCCGCGCTGATCGCCGCCTGCGGAGACGCCGGATATCGCCAGATGATCTGCTACATCGATTCCGCCAATGAGCGATCGCTGGAGCTTCATGGGGCGTTCGGTTTTGAGCGCGCCGGCATGTTGCGGTCTGTCGGCTTCAAGTTTGGCCATTGGGCCGACACGGTCCTGATGCAACGCCCGCTTGGTCCCGGCAACGCCTCTCTTCCAAAGGAAATCACCCTCAATCACGGCGACGCCGGCCCGCACAAGGCCCATTGA
- a CDS encoding SLC13 family permease has product MNLTVTICALTYFAVALGKVPGFRVDRTGAALLGAIALIVTERIGIEVAWAAVSVRTVALLFGLMIVSSAFIVSGFYSVTAATIASLKIGPKALLAVFLGASALLSAFLTNDVVVLAMTPLLVSVTVARGLNPTPFLLGFCFASNIGPAATPIGSPQNIILAEGFDLSFVAFVKATLVPALLSLPVTWALIALFYRGRWFSAGAAAMPTPTPTPAPLDRRETTKAAVVAIGVVLAFALTDWPRSLVALAAGGLLLMNRKISSGDVLKHVDGDLILLLMGLFIVNAALAATGLPSELLAYLRHHGLDLQHPLTLFFVSSALSNVVGNSAAVLLLTPYASGGAQQPDVTAAAMALGTGFASNMIIFGSLAGIIVVEQARKRGVDISFGEFARIGLPVACATLALAAGWIVWMSAH; this is encoded by the coding sequence ATGAACTTGACCGTCACCATCTGCGCGCTCACTTACTTTGCCGTCGCGCTCGGCAAAGTGCCGGGGTTTCGGGTCGATCGAACCGGCGCCGCACTGCTTGGCGCCATTGCGCTGATCGTCACCGAGCGCATCGGCATCGAGGTTGCCTGGGCGGCGGTGAGCGTCAGAACGGTCGCGCTGCTATTTGGCTTGATGATTGTCTCCTCGGCCTTCATCGTCTCAGGCTTTTACTCCGTCACCGCTGCGACGATCGCCAGCCTCAAGATCGGACCAAAGGCGCTGCTCGCCGTTTTCCTCGGCGCCTCGGCTCTGTTATCGGCTTTCCTGACCAATGACGTTGTGGTCCTGGCGATGACGCCGCTGCTCGTCTCAGTCACTGTGGCGCGCGGGCTCAACCCCACGCCGTTTCTCCTCGGCTTCTGCTTCGCTTCAAATATCGGACCAGCCGCAACACCGATCGGCAGCCCGCAAAATATAATTCTGGCCGAAGGGTTTGACCTGAGTTTCGTCGCATTCGTTAAGGCGACGCTTGTTCCGGCGCTTCTTTCATTGCCAGTCACCTGGGCGCTGATCGCCCTGTTCTATCGCGGCCGATGGTTCTCGGCAGGCGCCGCCGCGATGCCGACTCCGACTCCGACTCCGGCGCCGCTCGATCGCCGCGAGACGACGAAAGCGGCGGTGGTTGCGATCGGGGTCGTTCTCGCCTTTGCGTTAACCGACTGGCCGCGTTCCCTGGTCGCGTTGGCGGCTGGGGGTCTGCTTCTGATGAATCGCAAGATTTCTTCGGGCGACGTGCTGAAGCATGTCGACGGCGATTTGATTCTGCTTCTGATGGGACTCTTCATCGTCAATGCGGCGCTCGCGGCGACAGGACTGCCCTCGGAGCTTCTTGCGTATCTTCGCCATCATGGCCTCGATCTCCAGCATCCGCTCACGCTTTTTTTCGTAAGCTCGGCGCTTAGCAACGTCGTCGGCAACAGCGCCGCCGTGTTGCTATTGACGCCCTATGCTTCAGGCGGCGCGCAGCAGCCGGACGTCACCGCCGCCGCTATGGCCTTAGGCACCGGATTTGCGAGCAATATGATTATCTTCGGGAGCCTCGCGGGGATCATCGTCGTCGAACAGGCGCGGAAGCGAGGCGTTGATATTTCATTCGGCGAATTCGCCCGCATCGGTCTTCCAGTGGCCTGCGCCACTTTGGCTCTTGCCGCTGGTTGGATCGTCTGGATGTCGGCGCATTAA
- a CDS encoding alpha-amylase family glycosyl hydrolase has translation MPEMWWRVGSIYQIYPRSFQDSNGDGIGDLEGIRRRLDYLVWLGVDAIWISPFYPSPMHDFGYDVADYCGVDPIFGSLEDFDRLIADAHARGLKVILDFVPNHTSIEHPWFKESRDPRTRKRDWYIWRDGALGGRPPNNWIGNFGGPAWTFDELGGQYYYHAFLPEQPDLNWRNPEVREAMHEALRFWLRRGADGFRVDVIWHLIKDKDFRDNPPNPAWTPKDPDIERLLQLHSADQAEVHGVFAGLRRVVDEFEDRVLIGEIYLPIERLVAYYGENLSGAHLPFNFQLLQTPWGASAIAKSIKDYEAALPDGGWPNWVLSNHDRRRIAARVGPAQARVAAMLLLTLRGSPTLYYGDKLGVGDVEIPPGGIRDPWALREPGLGVGRDPARTPMQWDASIHAGFSTHEPWLPLTHDVKTRNVAEQGADQTSILSLVRALLHYRRRRASLTLGAWRLIDCDGDLLAYERCSGEEQTIVVLNFGASPQLWPVPALTAIRIAISTQCDRHDEAVESILRLRANEGVVLALTR, from the coding sequence ATGCCGGAAATGTGGTGGCGCGTTGGCTCCATCTATCAAATCTATCCGCGATCCTTTCAGGATTCGAACGGCGACGGAATCGGCGATCTGGAAGGCATCCGGAGGCGGCTCGACTACCTTGTATGGCTTGGCGTCGACGCGATCTGGATCTCCCCTTTTTACCCTTCGCCGATGCATGATTTTGGCTATGACGTCGCCGATTATTGCGGGGTCGATCCGATCTTTGGTTCGCTCGAAGATTTCGATCGCCTGATCGCCGACGCCCACGCGCGCGGATTGAAGGTGATTCTCGACTTCGTGCCGAACCATACCTCGATCGAGCACCCCTGGTTCAAGGAGAGCCGGGACCCTCGCACGCGCAAACGCGATTGGTACATCTGGCGCGACGGAGCGCTGGGCGGGCGGCCCCCGAACAACTGGATCGGCAATTTCGGCGGTCCGGCGTGGACCTTTGATGAGCTAGGCGGTCAGTATTATTATCACGCCTTTCTGCCTGAGCAGCCGGATCTGAACTGGCGCAACCCCGAAGTGCGGGAGGCAATGCACGAGGCATTGCGCTTCTGGCTGCGGCGCGGAGCAGATGGTTTTCGCGTCGATGTAATCTGGCATCTCATCAAAGACAAAGATTTCCGCGACAATCCGCCGAATCCGGCGTGGACGCCGAAAGATCCAGACATTGAGCGTTTGCTGCAGCTTCATTCAGCCGACCAAGCCGAGGTGCATGGCGTGTTCGCCGGCTTGCGCCGCGTCGTCGATGAATTTGAGGATCGCGTATTGATCGGCGAGATCTATCTCCCGATTGAGCGACTCGTCGCCTATTACGGAGAGAATCTGTCCGGCGCGCATCTGCCTTTCAATTTCCAGCTATTGCAGACGCCTTGGGGAGCGAGTGCAATCGCCAAGTCGATCAAGGATTATGAGGCGGCTTTGCCCGATGGCGGTTGGCCGAATTGGGTTTTAAGCAATCATGATCGGCGGCGCATCGCCGCGCGGGTCGGGCCGGCGCAAGCCCGCGTCGCCGCCATGCTGCTTTTGACGTTGCGCGGGTCGCCAACGCTCTATTACGGCGACAAGCTAGGCGTCGGCGATGTCGAAATTCCTCCGGGCGGCATACGCGATCCCTGGGCGCTGCGCGAACCGGGCCTCGGCGTCGGGCGTGACCCCGCGCGCACGCCGATGCAATGGGACGCCAGCATTCATGCCGGTTTCTCGACGCATGAGCCGTGGTTGCCGCTAACGCATGATGTTAAGACCCGCAATGTCGCGGAGCAGGGCGCCGACCAGACGTCGATCCTCTCTCTTGTGCGCGCCCTGTTGCACTATCGGCGCCGCCGCGCATCTCTAACGCTCGGAGCTTGGCGCCTGATTGATTGCGACGGCGATCTGCTCGCCTATGAGCGTTGCAGCGGCGAGGAGCAAACGATCGTCGTGCTGAATTTCGGAGCCAGTCCCCAGCTATGGCCGGTTCCCGCACTGACCGCGATCCGGATAGCGATCTCGACGCAATGCGATCGACATGACGAAGCGGTCGAGTCAATTTTGCGATTGCGGGCGAACGAGGGCGTTGTGCTCGCGCTGACCCGGTGA
- a CDS encoding phosphatase PAP2 family protein: MIEEASGVGAGNAELQLVNQQIAADNGRSPYERGRCATLWASSKQKLSYADLVAVHVVSRSARSRIGRASAVAISKLGNGWLYPIIALMIFEHFGNKAVRVIIAAGLNAGLLHCLYPYIKRRIGRPRPFRTDNSLISLFGALDEHSFPSGHAMTLSGVLVPIVLAWPDSASAAASLMVLMGWARIASGHHYPSDICAGAALGFVLAYPLSVWCLVA; encoded by the coding sequence ATGATTGAAGAGGCCTCGGGCGTCGGCGCAGGGAACGCCGAACTCCAACTGGTGAATCAGCAAATCGCGGCGGATAACGGCCGGTCGCCTTACGAACGCGGGCGATGCGCGACTTTATGGGCGTCATCAAAGCAAAAGCTGTCTTATGCGGATCTCGTCGCGGTGCATGTCGTGTCCCGCTCCGCTCGATCGCGGATCGGCAGGGCCTCGGCAGTTGCAATCAGCAAACTGGGGAATGGCTGGCTTTACCCCATTATTGCGCTCATGATCTTCGAGCATTTTGGCAATAAGGCCGTTCGCGTCATCATCGCTGCGGGACTCAACGCCGGACTGCTGCACTGCTTATATCCCTACATCAAGCGCCGCATCGGACGGCCTCGGCCGTTCCGCACCGACAACAGCTTGATCTCGTTGTTCGGCGCGTTGGACGAGCATTCGTTTCCGAGCGGGCACGCAATGACCTTGTCCGGCGTGCTTGTGCCGATCGTTCTTGCGTGGCCGGACTCTGCGAGCGCAGCGGCTTCGCTGATGGTCCTCATGGGCTGGGCTCGCATCGCCTCGGGCCACCATTATCCGAGCGATATCTGCGCTGGAGCGGCCTTGGGTTTTGTTCTCGCATATCCTTTGTCGGTCTGGTGCCTTGTCGCCTGA
- a CDS encoding DEAD/DEAH box helicase has protein sequence MAFLPTAPALERALAERNYNDPTPVQTAVLEANAAERDLLVSAQTGSGKTVAYGLAIASTLLGDAARMGPAAEPLALIVAPTRELALQVQRELAWLYQYAGARVVSCVGGMEPRRERRELAAGAHIVIGTPGRLRDHIERGALDVSKLKAVVLDEADEMLDLGFREDLGFILDTTPQDRRTLLFSATLPKAIATLAKRYQRDAVRIEVAGGESGHADIEYRAIRVAPNEIEHVVVNVLRLVEAQSALVFCNTRESVRHLQAILLERGFSAVLLSGELSQNERNHALQALRDGRARVCVATDVAARGIDLPGLTLVIHADLPHDAEILQHRSGRTGRAGRKGVSVLLIPNARRRRAEQLLATAGVQPIWSGPPSADEIRKLDQERLLQDALLTEDNSEDDLVMARSLLVERSAEDIAAALVRVYRARLPAPEEVQDPGQGREPRPLRDARPTERESGPRSWDAKGVWFKLDIGSKKNADPKWLLPMLCRRGKITKHDIGAIRIFERETKFEVAEAAAKQFLINVRRPDGDPIRIEPLAEGFEGKPHKLHSRGAHAESIADKPLRKKPKKE, from the coding sequence TTGGCATTTCTTCCGACGGCTCCCGCTCTGGAGCGCGCGCTCGCTGAGCGAAACTACAATGATCCGACCCCCGTCCAGACGGCGGTGCTCGAAGCCAACGCCGCCGAGCGCGATCTGCTGGTCTCCGCCCAAACGGGCTCCGGCAAGACCGTGGCCTATGGACTGGCGATCGCCTCCACTTTGCTTGGCGACGCCGCGCGGATGGGGCCTGCGGCTGAACCTTTGGCTCTTATTGTCGCGCCGACGCGCGAGCTAGCGCTCCAGGTGCAGCGCGAATTGGCGTGGCTTTATCAATATGCGGGCGCGCGCGTCGTCTCCTGCGTCGGCGGCATGGAGCCAAGACGCGAGCGGCGCGAACTCGCCGCCGGGGCGCATATCGTCATCGGCACGCCGGGACGCTTGCGCGACCACATCGAGCGCGGCGCCCTCGACGTCTCAAAACTCAAAGCGGTGGTTCTCGACGAGGCCGACGAGATGCTCGATCTCGGCTTTCGGGAGGATCTCGGATTTATCCTCGACACGACGCCCCAGGACCGGCGAACGCTGTTGTTCTCGGCCACTTTGCCCAAGGCCATCGCAACGCTGGCCAAGCGCTATCAACGCGATGCCGTGCGGATTGAGGTCGCCGGCGGCGAGAGCGGCCACGCCGATATCGAATACCGCGCCATTCGCGTCGCCCCGAACGAGATCGAACACGTCGTCGTAAATGTGCTGCGGCTTGTCGAGGCTCAAAGCGCGCTGGTGTTCTGCAATACGCGCGAGTCTGTTCGCCATCTGCAAGCTATTCTTCTCGAGCGCGGCTTCTCCGCCGTTCTGCTCTCGGGCGAGCTTAGCCAGAACGAACGCAATCACGCGCTTCAAGCGTTGCGCGACGGACGCGCCCGCGTCTGCGTCGCAACGGATGTCGCGGCCCGCGGCATCGACCTTCCTGGCCTCACGCTGGTCATTCACGCCGACCTCCCGCATGATGCGGAAATCCTGCAACACCGCAGCGGGCGCACCGGCCGCGCAGGCCGCAAAGGCGTGAGCGTCCTGCTCATCCCTAATGCGCGCCGCCGTCGCGCCGAGCAATTGCTTGCGACGGCTGGCGTTCAACCGATCTGGAGCGGACCGCCTTCCGCCGATGAAATCCGCAAGCTCGATCAGGAGCGCCTCTTGCAGGACGCTCTCTTGACTGAGGACAACAGCGAGGATGATCTCGTCATGGCGAGATCGCTGCTTGTTGAGCGGTCCGCCGAGGACATCGCCGCCGCGCTGGTTCGCGTCTATCGCGCGCGGCTGCCGGCCCCCGAGGAAGTGCAAGATCCGGGACAGGGGCGCGAGCCGCGCCCGCTTCGCGACGCAAGGCCGACAGAGCGCGAGTCGGGGCCGCGATCCTGGGACGCCAAAGGCGTGTGGTTCAAACTCGATATCGGCAGCAAAAAAAACGCCGATCCGAAATGGCTTTTGCCGATGCTCTGCCGCCGCGGCAAAATCACCAAACACGATATAGGCGCAATTCGCATCTTTGAGCGCGAGACGAAATTCGAAGTCGCTGAAGCAGCCGCCAAGCAGTTTCTCATCAATGTGCGACGTCCTGACGGCGACCCTATCCGCATCGAGCCGCTCGCTGAAGGATTCGAGGGCAAACCTCACAAGCTGCATTCGCGGGGAGCGCATGCGGAATCGATAGCCGATAAACCCTTGCGGAAAAAACCCAAAAAGGAATAG
- a CDS encoding Orn/Lys/Arg decarboxylase N-terminal domain-containing protein — protein MDFFRHFTFLVCAPAFDEKDLEGLRLQQIISAIEQLGMQVVRARRIEDAEIAVQTDAAIGCMIVDWGKKGVEGKTAALINLMRRRGLEMPIVMLARRRQFEDIPVEVLDYIDGYVFLAEETPEFIAKNLVSRLKQYADTLKTPFFGALVDYAEEGNQLWTCPGHNGGIFYGRSPIGRIFVEHLGEEIFRDDLDNSVLELGDLLTHEGPALRAQKEAAAIFGAEKTYFVLNGTSSSNKIVLSALVAEGDLVLFDRNNHKAAHHGALSLSGGIPIFLETDRNAYGLIGPIYPEALDEARIREKIRLHPLVTDSEAWRRERPFRVAVIEQCTYDGTIYNAQVILEKIGHLCDYILFDEAWAGFMKFHPLFADRFAMGLRGLGPSSPGIMATQSTHKQLASFSQASQIHVKDRHIRGQERRVGHRRFNEAFLLYASTSPFYPLFASLDVGAQMMKGRSGEVLWDDTIRLGIELRKKLRAVQREFEEKEQDPARRWFFEAFAPDRVTLPATALEGPRDVAWEEVSTDELAANARYWELSPGAQWHGFGHVAPGFAITDPNKLTLLTPGFDRRTGAYAAHGIPAPVVAQYLRENRIVPEKNDLNSLLFLLTPGVESSKAWTLLSALVAFKKLHDDNARLVDVIPEFVRARPGRYAGLRLRDLCGEMHAFYQSCGVSKLQKAQFAPDHLPEMAMPPQEAVRQMVRNKVDYLPLDMIAGRIATTLFVVYPPGIATIVPGERLGPRAAPMLEYLKMFESSANLFPGFEAEIQGLYREIGADGVVRFYTYVVRE, from the coding sequence GTGGATTTTTTCAGGCATTTTACTTTTCTCGTCTGCGCTCCTGCGTTCGATGAGAAGGACCTTGAAGGACTGCGGTTGCAGCAGATCATCTCAGCCATCGAACAGCTTGGGATGCAGGTCGTTCGCGCTCGCCGGATTGAAGACGCCGAAATCGCCGTTCAGACCGACGCGGCGATCGGTTGCATGATCGTCGATTGGGGCAAGAAAGGCGTCGAGGGAAAGACCGCCGCGCTGATCAATCTCATGCGGCGGCGCGGCCTCGAAATGCCGATCGTGATGTTGGCGCGCCGCCGTCAATTCGAGGACATTCCGGTCGAAGTGCTGGATTACATCGATGGCTATGTCTTCCTCGCGGAGGAAACTCCGGAGTTCATCGCGAAGAATCTGGTTAGCCGCCTGAAGCAATACGCGGACACGTTGAAAACGCCCTTCTTCGGCGCGCTCGTCGACTATGCGGAAGAGGGCAATCAACTCTGGACCTGCCCAGGGCACAACGGCGGCATTTTTTACGGCCGCAGCCCAATCGGTCGCATATTTGTCGAGCATTTGGGCGAGGAGATTTTTCGCGACGATCTCGACAATTCGGTGCTCGAACTCGGCGATCTCTTGACGCATGAAGGCCCGGCGCTCCGCGCTCAGAAAGAGGCGGCTGCGATCTTCGGCGCCGAGAAAACCTATTTCGTCTTGAACGGCACCTCGTCTTCCAACAAGATCGTTCTCTCGGCCCTTGTCGCCGAAGGCGATCTCGTGCTGTTTGATCGCAACAATCACAAAGCCGCCCATCACGGCGCGCTATCGCTCAGCGGCGGAATCCCGATCTTTCTGGAAACCGACCGCAATGCCTATGGCCTAATTGGGCCGATCTATCCAGAGGCGCTCGACGAGGCCCGCATCCGCGAAAAAATCCGCCTTCATCCGCTCGTTACGGATTCCGAGGCATGGCGACGCGAACGGCCGTTCCGCGTCGCCGTCATCGAGCAATGCACCTATGATGGGACGATCTATAACGCGCAAGTGATCCTCGAGAAAATCGGCCATCTCTGCGATTATATTCTTTTCGACGAGGCGTGGGCGGGCTTCATGAAGTTCCATCCTCTATTCGCCGATCGTTTCGCCATGGGCCTTCGCGGGCTTGGCCCCAGCTCTCCCGGAATCATGGCGACGCAATCGACGCATAAGCAGCTCGCCAGTTTTTCTCAAGCTTCCCAAATTCACGTCAAGGACCGCCATATTCGCGGTCAGGAACGGCGCGTCGGGCATCGCCGCTTCAATGAAGCTTTTCTTCTCTACGCGTCGACGTCGCCATTCTATCCGCTGTTCGCTTCCCTCGATGTCGGCGCGCAAATGATGAAAGGCCGGTCCGGCGAAGTGCTCTGGGACGACACGATCCGGCTTGGAATCGAATTGCGGAAGAAGTTGCGGGCCGTGCAACGCGAGTTCGAGGAGAAAGAACAAGATCCCGCGCGCCGCTGGTTTTTTGAAGCCTTCGCGCCCGATCGTGTCACCCTGCCGGCGACGGCACTCGAGGGGCCGCGCGATGTCGCCTGGGAGGAGGTTTCAACCGATGAGCTCGCCGCCAATGCGCGCTACTGGGAGCTCAGTCCAGGCGCGCAATGGCATGGATTTGGCCATGTCGCGCCAGGATTCGCGATTACCGATCCAAATAAGCTGACCTTGCTCACGCCGGGTTTTGACCGTCGTACCGGCGCTTATGCCGCGCATGGAATTCCGGCGCCGGTCGTTGCGCAATATTTGCGCGAGAACCGCATCGTTCCGGAGAAAAACGATCTCAACTCGCTGCTGTTCCTGCTGACCCCCGGCGTCGAATCGAGCAAGGCCTGGACCTTGCTCAGCGCGCTGGTCGCCTTCAAAAAGCTGCACGACGACAATGCGCGTCTCGTTGATGTGATCCCCGAATTCGTGCGCGCGCGGCCAGGCCGTTACGCCGGTCTGCGTCTGCGCGACCTTTGCGGCGAAATGCACGCGTTTTATCAAAGCTGCGGGGTGAGCAAGTTGCAGAAGGCGCAATTCGCGCCGGACCATCTGCCGGAAATGGCGATGCCGCCGCAGGAAGCGGTGCGTCAAATGGTGCGGAACAAGGTCGATTATCTGCCGCTCGACATGATCGCCGGGCGCATTGCGACGACGCTTTTCGTCGTCTATCCGCCGGGCATAGCGACGATCGTTCCTGGCGAGCGGCTCGGCCCGCGCGCTGCGCCGATGCTCGAATATCTCAAAATGTTCGAGAGCAGCGCTAATCTTTTTCCCGGATTCGAGGCAGAGATCCAGGGGCTCTACCGCGAGATTGGAGCTGACGGGGTGGTCCGGTTCTATACCTATGTCGTCCGCGAATAG
- a CDS encoding DUF1269 domain-containing protein — MNDLLVIAFPSEQKAEEVRQKLFELQKEYLIEMGDAVVAVKHEDGKIKLNQVFNTTAAGAASGAFWGLLVGILFALPLVGAAIGAASGALGGSLADFGINDQFMKDVAQAIPPGGAALFILVKKMTTDKVLADLEGVGGTVLRTSFDKSKEEAIRAALAGRPYEIPASAPAGAPSPGAPSPGAASPGAASPGAASPGATPAAS, encoded by the coding sequence ATGAATGATCTTCTCGTTATTGCATTTCCCAGCGAACAAAAAGCCGAGGAAGTTCGCCAAAAGCTATTTGAATTGCAAAAGGAATATCTGATCGAGATGGGCGACGCCGTCGTGGCGGTGAAGCATGAAGACGGCAAGATCAAGCTCAATCAGGTTTTCAACACCACCGCCGCTGGAGCTGCTTCGGGAGCCTTTTGGGGCCTTCTTGTTGGCATTCTGTTCGCACTGCCCTTGGTGGGCGCCGCGATCGGCGCCGCCTCCGGCGCGCTCGGAGGCTCACTGGCCGACTTCGGCATCAACGACCAATTCATGAAAGACGTCGCGCAAGCCATTCCGCCGGGCGGAGCCGCTCTCTTCATCCTCGTCAAGAAAATGACCACCGATAAGGTATTGGCTGATTTGGAGGGCGTCGGCGGGACCGTCTTGCGCACTTCATTCGACAAATCAAAAGAAGAAGCGATCCGGGCCGCATTGGCCGGGCGACCCTACGAGATTCCGGCTTCCGCGCCTGCAGGAGCACCGTCCCCAGGAGCACCGTCCCCAGGAGCGGCGTCCCCAGGAGCGGCGTCCCCAGGAGCGGCGTCCCCAGGAGCGACGCCCGCGGCAAGCTGA
- a CDS encoding PPK2 family polyphosphate kinase has product MDYRKTFYVDAATKLKLKDRDPAYAAGCGSKQEAAEATEEYRRKLAHLQSLMYAEKRHSLLIILQGSDAAGKDGVVGRVFAAFNPQGVIVTSFKEPTPEELAHDFLWRVHPHAPANGWAAIFNRSHYEDLFVPWAHKTIDKETFAQRCANIRNFETLLIDNGAVILKFFLHISKDEQLARFEKRLSDPERNWKISESDYSEQPFWDNYVDAFEEGLGATSTKLAPWYVLPANHKWFRDLAVSQIVADAMEDLGMRFPKPSVDLDEIRRKYHQIAKDAASKDGKKSEK; this is encoded by the coding sequence ATGGATTATCGCAAGACATTCTATGTCGATGCTGCAACCAAGCTAAAGCTGAAGGACCGCGATCCGGCCTATGCTGCGGGGTGCGGCTCGAAGCAGGAGGCGGCCGAAGCCACTGAGGAATATCGCCGGAAACTCGCCCATCTGCAGTCGCTGATGTATGCCGAGAAGAGGCATTCCTTGCTCATCATCTTGCAAGGCAGCGACGCGGCGGGAAAGGATGGCGTCGTCGGCCGCGTCTTCGCCGCCTTCAACCCACAAGGCGTCATCGTCACCAGCTTCAAAGAGCCAACGCCTGAAGAGCTCGCGCATGACTTCCTCTGGCGAGTGCATCCGCACGCCCCCGCGAACGGCTGGGCGGCGATCTTCAACCGTTCTCATTACGAAGATCTGTTCGTGCCTTGGGCCCATAAAACCATCGATAAAGAGACCTTCGCCCAGCGCTGCGCAAATATTCGCAATTTCGAGACCTTGCTCATCGACAATGGAGCGGTGATTTTGAAGTTCTTCCTTCATATCAGCAAGGATGAGCAGCTTGCCCGTTTCGAGAAGCGATTGAGCGATCCCGAGCGCAATTGGAAGATCAGCGAATCCGACTATTCGGAGCAGCCGTTCTGGGACAATTACGTCGACGCTTTTGAGGAGGGGCTCGGCGCGACAAGCACAAAGCTTGCGCCCTGGTACGTCCTGCCGGCGAACCATAAATGGTTTCGCGATCTGGCCGTCTCGCAGATCGTCGCCGATGCGATGGAAGATCTTGGCATGCGTTTTCCTAAGCCCTCCGTCGATTTGGACGAGATTAGGCGCAAATACCATCAGATCGCGAAAGACGCGGCGTCAAAGGACGGCAAGAAATCCGAAAAGTGA
- a CDS encoding YaiI/YqxD family protein, with amino-acid sequence MEGAALDPRKQIAIYVDADACPVKAEIYRVAERRAVKVFVVANSPIATPREGWIERIVVGQAPDAADDWIAARAARGSVVITADIPLASRSRKAGADVITPNGRAFTEASIGLALAMRNLMDELRSIGENTRGPKPFSPRDRSAFLSTLDLAILRLQRDGFK; translated from the coding sequence ATCGAAGGAGCGGCGCTCGATCCGCGTAAGCAAATTGCGATTTACGTCGATGCCGACGCCTGCCCGGTCAAGGCGGAGATCTATCGCGTGGCCGAAAGGCGCGCCGTAAAAGTCTTTGTGGTCGCCAATAGCCCCATCGCGACGCCGCGCGAAGGCTGGATAGAACGCATAGTCGTCGGGCAGGCTCCAGATGCGGCCGATGATTGGATTGCGGCGAGAGCTGCGCGCGGCAGCGTTGTGATCACCGCCGACATACCTCTCGCCAGTCGAAGCCGGAAAGCCGGCGCGGACGTCATAACGCCGAACGGGCGCGCTTTTACCGAGGCCTCGATCGGCCTTGCGCTCGCGATGCGCAACTTGATGGATGAGCTACGCTCGATCGGCGAGAACACGCGCGGTCCAAAGCCCTTTTCGCCGCGCGACCGCTCGGCTTTCTTATCAACGCTCGATCTAGCGATCTTACGCCTGCAACGAGACGGCTTCAAATGA